The genomic segment TGAAGTAATCTCTAATCCACAAAACAACCTGGCAATAAAGTTGTTAAGGTAATGCAATACCCCCTCTTGTTTTACTCTCAaaccattttatttgttccagATGAACACACGTTATTTTGGACAAAAAAATTATGTCCCAGGTTCAGTCCAAGCACTAATTCCTTTCCAGACTGCTGCTGTGGTTGGACTAAAAGCATAATTTCAATTGAGCCTTCTTGCTTCAGCTCCTGTTTTCTTGTAGCAACAAAATAAAGGGAAGACATGATGCTTATCCTTGTTTGTAATAAATGGATCAGAACAAAATAATTGcttctctgtttctgtctttttgGCAGGGGGAATAAAAGAGGTTGATTACTGTATTAGCACCACTCCTGCTCTGGCTGTTTACATTATTAAATAAACTATGTTTCTTTACCATTATTTAGAAGTCACTCGCCTTTCCCCAATGTGTCTGAAAGAGCCTTCTGTTATCTATCGAAATAAATTTGACTCTCCCTGTGAATCTTTGACCTTCCTGCACAGGGTGCTCATAGTTAAAAACAGTTGGGAGGAGGGAGTATTTCTGAAGCTGAATGGCCCAGATCTTCAGACACTCATGCATTTGCATTGCAGCATTTCTTAGACACTTATCAACTGCTTGGAAACTCTTAaggatatatttattttacaGGTGACAGCCATCTGTACTGTAGCTCGTCCACCAAAGGTTTTCAAAATTCGTTTTAGTACAAACGAAATTCTGAAACAAAAGAGCAAAAAGAACATTTGGTACATATGCCTTGGCAGAAATCCTTCCATATTTGAGTCtggtttgtgtttatttattcagAACTCCAGACTCAAGCCAGATAGTGCATATTCTTTGAAATAAAGCCCTTATTAAAATTGTGAAATACTTTGCTTGTAGAATAGAACAGCTTTCTGTTGAATAATAGACCAGTTCCCTGTGCAAAGTCTGGTTCAAAGTCTTCATTCCTGCATAGTTTTGGTCTTCTTGAGATGTGTGATCATATAGACAAATTCATAATATGAACCAAGTGGTAACAAATATGGCGAAACAATAAATCCCCCAATATCAGTGGTACGTTTTTCCAAATGGAGACTGGCATGGAAGGAAGCAGGATATGGCATGGATGCAGGAGCAGTAGATAATAAGACATCTAACAACAGTAATGTGAAAAAAGGGAAAGATTTGAGCAGGAGGTTGTATGCCTACCCTGATCCTTAGAGTTGGACCCACgtttctgccttttctccaatAACATTGGTTTTCCTGAGAGGCCAGAAACTCATTGAAAACATAGTAGAGGCTTTtcagaaagaaacaagaaaagaaagaaaagatggcaaAGATTCTGAAACAACACTTTCCATTTACTGCCTCGTTCCTTAAAATAGGCAGCCACAGGCAAGTCTGGGGACAGTGGTGGTGGCACAGGATGTGCTTGAGTTCGCATAGAGCCATTATGACACCCAGAATTCTTTGATAATGCAAAAAGGTTCTCTGACAGCAGGCAAACTGAAACCTACCTCTTTAAGTTCAGATATGTTTACATATGCACAGCTAACACAAGGATGTGCAGAATTTATTCTACCTATTAAGAATTGGCTTATCCCAACCAAAACTAATCTTTCGGGTGAGTTGGAATACTACTCTTACCACCCTCAGCCTCTAATCAACACGCAGGTTGGAGAAGAGCTACCTGCTTGAACATTAGGTTATAATACAGTGATGCTCCATGGCTGATTGATAAGACTCCTGATTAACTAATCACTATAGGCAACTGAATGTTTGATGCTGGATATCATGGTGAGAGATATCTGACCATCATGTATAATTAATTTCCAGCAACAGATGTGTGAAAAATGCTTAAGTTTCAATGCACTGGGGAATGAGTCCACATTGTACACTTCCAGCGTATTCTGGGGGTAAACCTCagtaaaggaaaacatttttcctggcacaaaagaaatgtttttaaaacgtACAGATGCCTGAGATTGCTTTGAATTGCCATTGCAAATTCAGCCTGGATTCGGTTCAACCAGACATTTCTTCCCAGCAACGTGTCAGCCATCTGAGAACCTTTAACTGTTGCAAATGTTTCCCTCATTTTCTATAATACACAGCATGCAGAGATGTGCCAAAGGTCCATGTACTTGAGGGCTGGCAAATAAACTGGAGATAATGTTTATCTGGAAGAGCTGCATGATCATCTACCAGTGATGGACAGAAAGGGACAGGGGATGGTAAAAGTTTCAACCTCTGGTGCTGTGTCATCAGGACACCCACGGATGCAAAACGAGGACAGGGCTCAAGGAGGACTGTTTCTGAAATTTACATCTAAATTGCTTCCTGGATTTTGAAATtcagtatttattttcaaattttatacATGAGAACTTAGGGAACTGCCTTAGACAGTACTAGGGCAGCCTGTTGGTCCATTCAACACAGCCTTTTCTTTACTAATTGCTACCAATTCTCTTGAGTTTTTGGCAGACAGAGCAGTTCTTGAACTCGTGGCATCACGTCCTTTTGAGCTGAAATTCTACAGAATTAGGCCTGAGACCAACTCCACACAATGCATATACTTTATGAGCAGAGAGCGAGAGCGCACACACCTTTATAATAAAGAATGGGAGGAGTCCACCCAGCCGTGGATTGAAGACTGGGCCTTGGCATGTGCAATTATAATGCAGAGCTAAGAACTATGGAATTCAAGAGTttgaggtcatctagtccagtctTCTATCCACGTCAGGACCTGCAATTCAGGAGGCAACCACGAAACTGAAAAGTAGCCACCCAGTTCCTGCTTAATTACATCTAGTGTAAGCAAGCTAACCACTTTCTCACACTTGACTTCCATTTTCAGAAAGCTTTTAGTCAGGATTATTTCTGGAGCTTTTTTCCTACATCCCCAAGCCACATAATGCCTATACCAAGAAGGAGCCTTGGAGAACTAAAAAAATGTACCTTTTAAATAATAGTTTTAGTAGTTAAGTGGAGATATTACCTGATCCTGATTCTAGATCTTGTGATTTGGACTACATGGCtgtattttgtttctggaaaTTCCAATAGTTGTTCAGGACAGAATTTGACAGTGGAGGAAGGAGATTTATCATGACTTCAGGAACCACCTCACATAGAAGACTTTGTTACCACTGATCCCTGAGAAATACTCATAATTTAAAGTTAACTAACTGCATTTTGCCACCAAATTTAATTTCTACCTTTTCTGATATGGATTAATATTTCTGCTCTCGCCAGCAGAAGAGCCATGTGCTTTGACTAATGGCAACAGTTAGTTCTCTGACTGACCAGCAGCTCTTTGTCTATAGCAAGGATGGATGATTAGTTGCATACCAGATATTGTCGTGCTACAATTCCTGTCATACATAGCTAAACTGGCCACCTCTGATTTAcaatggtgtgtgtggggggagactACAGTATCAATTTTATCCGCTGAAGTGAATCCTTAGACCACCATAGCTCAAGCTGGTTCTTTAAAACATTGCAACCTCTATTTTTGAACATTTGTTTGTGGATCCTGTCCTTTCATATCCAGACAGAATAATTTAGAAgttttctgcttcttcctctaGCCCAAGTTACATACAGTAATGCTCAGCTATATGAAGAGAACAAGAGGACTAGAAAGCTTATGTTTTCATGGTACTTTACTGGTCCAATAGTTATATTATCCAAACCCCATTCCGGGATTTTTCTCATGACTAtacttcttttttgtttcttccttgaGAGGTTTCTCCTAACATTCATCCCAAATCTGTCTCTCTATAAATCCATTCTCTGTAGTTTTCTTCCATTATTTGGGGCAATAGAAAACATGATAGCTGCATCCATTCATCAGTGATTCTTGACCTTTGGCTTCCTAAATGTTTTAAGAGGCTAATACAGATACTGGGAATGGAGGACTAGGGATTGAGAAAACACGTGAGCTCTTGAAAACAACTATCGTTTTTCTCCaatactgcagatttttctccaGGGTAGATCTTCCAACCGTTCCATGTGGTTTTTGGTTTATAGATCATTTATCATCCTGGTCGCCCACTTCTGGACATGATCCAATGCTCTTGTATTCATTGTGCTTCTGAAAGTGTGACAAAGCTGCATTCTTGAATTTTGCCTCATCCTCTTCGTAGTATTTCATCACTCTTTGCAAAGGCCAACTGTGTATGGGCCACAGATCTTTTGTACAGTCTGCATTCCACAGCCATCCTGTCCAAGGTGGTGATCTTTTGACCTGTAACTAGgctgaaaaaaacaaactaatttaCAATTATTTGGAACTCAAGACTTCTTGTTCCTTTCAGATTAATCATTAGAAAGCCAGTGCTATGCATTCTGGGAAAGCTCTGAGTACCGAGTGCTGGCTGGATGGTTGATGTAACAAGATAAGCCAAGTCAATTAATATTCCTTTACGAAGACCCTTGCAGTATAGACAGTTGGGCAGAAAGGGGTCCAGATGAATTAAGCAGACATGGCACCGATTTCTGCCTGTCAGCATTCAAAGAGGCACTGGCAGAGGCCTCTGGCATAAACAGCCAGCCGAACCTTTCTTATGAGAGCTTTTGGCCCTTCAGTTCCTCTAATTTGGCAGCAGCTTTGCTCTCACCAATGAATGCCAAGACATATTCAATCCCTGTTGTTCAAACTGACCAAAGAGTTGAGTTTCATTTCATCAGATCTCTGTTCATCCTTGTCTTTCCCAAAAAGCTCCTGCAGCCAGAAAAATCTAAAACTGATAACAAGGTTTGTAAGCCAAAAACTAGAGGGTTTAAGAAGGGGACTGGAACTTTTCCACACTTTGGAAAGCAGTCATAAACCAGGCTTTCTTTCAAGGAATGTGTTTCTCTTTCCACAATGGTATGTGAACAAATGTATCTCATAAAAGTGTTAGTGCACAGTCCCTGAATAAACCAGATTCGTTCTGCTTTGTATCTGCAACTTGGGAGGACTACAAAaatcaggatacagtggtgcctcgcttaacgagtgccccgttgagcgattaaatcacttaatgaggggctctgggtcatcgctggagcattcgctcagcgatggcccctatggcgtttttttgctttgcgatattcgctaagcgatttgcttagcgaatatcgcataacgaagcgggggagaacagctgatcgacggttccaaaatggccgctggaaggtccgcgccgcatttttgcgccctgccctcacttaccgagggcgcgaaaatggcggccctatggaggaagatcgcttaacggtgagttttaaagccataggaacgcattgaacaaagttcaatgtgtttctatggcttttttatttccgtttagcgatgtttcgctatagcaaaggttaatccggaatggattaacctcgctatgcgaggcaccactgtattttgcttctACTCACCAGTATCTGAGGTATATAGATCTGACATCTTAAAAccatatcttttaaaatacagtagtagtTTGCTCCTAATTGAAACTGGTGGGAAAGTACATTACTTTTGTACAGTTTAAAAAGCTCTTCCAGTAAATTATTGCCATTCTTCCTAACTTCTTTTGTCTATATAGAATGGTATTTCCTTGCACTACAGTTCAAAGGAGCATGGCAATGTTGCATTTGAAGTGGTATTTTATGCTTTTTAGCCAAGAATGAAGTAATAAAGAGTCAAAAagctgagcccaattcaaagggGTTTCACAGGATGAAAAAGTGTCCCCTTGATTTTCCAGCACTCCTTGGAAAActatttgctgtttattttcactGCCTTTGTTTTCCCTCACTCCGCAGGGTTCTCACTTCCTGCCAgtaacagtgtgatgtagctaagTTGGTAAGAATGTGAACGTCAATCTGTGCATAAGATGTGTGGCTGCTGTACATACCCTGGTATtatcaaaataaaacactgcacaGGGCAATGGGGTCTCACTCTTCTTCACACTTGACATGAGGTTCACAGATGCAAATACCAGAAGGAAGTGGGAAGTGCATTTGCTGTCCAACTTACAAATTGGCCGTGAATtccaatagctcagtggttcccaaccttgagtccccagatgttcttggactaaagctcccggAAGCCTTTACTACTAGCTGtgttagccaggatttctagaagctgtagtccaataacatctgggaactcaaggttgagagccactgcATTAGATGGTCCCTTATACAAAGCTACAATCTCAAAGTTGCTTCATGTCCTGGATCCAGATTTTGATGCAGGCAATGGGCTAAGGAAAGCAGATTTCTTTGCCCCTTGTAGCCCTCAGAAAATTCTACACAGAGGAGCAAGGGAGCCTGGTGGTTGAGGTGAGCTGAAAGGCAGTGAGAGATGTGTCCAAGGAAACTGGATGGAagtaccttgcagcacaggcatTATTCCAGGCCCTACATCCAACTTTTTAGAGAGAAAGTTCATGGAAATGTGTAGGATTTTCACATTAATTTGTGttaattactttaaaatgtgttgtatttctattgatttcagtggactGAAAGCTTCACTTACATTTGCCGAATTGCACTTCTGCATAAGTAATATGACAGCTTGTAGTCCTGTCCAATGTCGCTCAGTATATAATAAGGTATATCTTATAACCCTGCTGATCTTTCTTTatatttaacaaataaacaagccaATATTCTGCTGCCCTTCAGTAAAGGTAGAATCCTATAAACATCCCTCCTGCTCCAGTGGGCTTCCTATTGCATAACCTGTTGCTTAACCAATCTTGCAACCAGTGTGGGAATATGCATACCCTGTAGAGCCTGTTACAGCCAGGAGGATATTTACATGATTACCTTCTGCTGCACATTTAGGCAATAGACTAGTGGTCTCAGTATTtttcctttattaaaaaaaaatctgaaactggATGGATTTCATGGGTAGGatatgtgcatttttattttcagataaTCTTGTTCATATCCAAAGACCTTAAAAGATGAGAAGTGCATACTTTAATGATACAGATCTTCCCATAACCCCTGTAGTAGCAGTTTATGGCAGATATAAGGAGCAGGTGGTCCTCAAGATGCCaatggactacagcacccatcagCTGTGTGCAGCATAGCCTATGGTACACGTTGCTGAGAGTTACTATTCAAAAATATAGAGAGAGCCACAGCTATCCATCCCTAATGCATGATATTCTTCTGGATCCTTCCCAAATCTTTGGCACTCTCCGACAGAAGACCTTATAAACTTCTCTAGTCTTTGGAGCAAGGGAACAGTATGCACCTataggtttctgggagttttagtccaagaacatctggggacccaaggttgggaaccactatagTGCTTCTAGTGCCCCAGATCAACATAATCGACCCTCTTCAAGTTCTCTGTTGTCTAGTGCTTGGAACAATAACAGTTTTAGTCAAAATAATACTCCAAAAATTATTTCCCAGAGCTCTGGAGAAGCCTTAGTAATTATTACAAATAACAGCTTTGCTTTAGAGCCAAGCCAGAAATATCTTGAGCCGTGAGCTGCTGAACTGATATCAGAAGGTTGAAAACACGTGTTTCCTAGGCCAGTTTGTGAATCTCATCCTGCTCAGCGATGAACTTTCTGTCCTATAAGACACCTCCACTGTCATGGCCCCCAGGTGACTGAACTCTGCTCTCCCTCTCCATGAACCTTCTGGCTTCAGCATTTATCtctgtattttcaaaatgtaCTTGTGTTGGCTGGTTCACACATGCACAAGCATCACTTGCTCATAACTGGATGACACAACTGAGTACAGCATTTGAATGCACTGAAAGAAGTGGTGTCTGGGGTATGATTATCTTTCTGTATGGCAATTTTTTCCATGATGGTGCTTTTGCACACATACTAGTTCCTGTTGTAGCACCATGCTACATATACATGTGTGAATGAGCCAGGAAATTATGGAATTAAAGCACCAAGGAAACCAATGGAACCAATCCTACCATTAGGCATAATGGTCAATTGGCTCAGGCAGCAGATACTGACAGAACAAGACAGGATAATGAGTTAGTGTTGGACAAACCTGCATATGTCACATCTGTGTCCCACTAAATAGTTTGTTGCCTTTACATGTGTGAAAAGCCATTCTCCTTACACCAGTGCTGAAATAAAATTCAACTCCCAGTCCTCTTGGCTTCTGTAGGTGCAATGGTGTGAGAAGACACCACCTTGTCCTTTGccccaggcaacaaaatgtcCAGGGCTAGGTCTGGCCACTGTCGTTTTTATTACCTTTGTCTTTATCACTCTGATGCTGGCTTGTCATGATGATGATTGGCCAGCAGTTTTCCTACTTGCTTGCCGATGCTGGAATTGACTCCCTCAGCTTCTTTGTCATGTTCTGGCACACAAGTGCAGCCCACAGGGACAGTGACATAATCCTCAGTGTAAACATAGCGGCCTCCCGTGCAGGATGTGGTTCGGCGCAAGATGACAGTCGGCATAAACACCGGAGTGCTCCGAAAGTGGAAACTCTCTTCACCGTAAGCACCAGTGAGGCATCCTTTGCAGAGGCAGTAGGCTTCGGGGATGTACTTTGGATATCTTGTAGGGTCATACGAGATTCTGTGCCAAAGGGGGTGAAAAAAGACTCAGAGTTGGTGCCTTTTCTCACATAATTCgtcccccttcctctcctcagCTCCTAGCTCCTAGCTCTTTACTTAATACCAGCTGGAAAAGATTATAGCAGAATGTTGACAGGACACCTCTCTAAATGTATTTTGCATCTAAATCAATTATAAGTTCTGTTTTCCTTGTTCTTAAAGATGGCAGAACGGATGTTTGTCAAATGCCACAAGAGCCCGCCTCAGGgtcagcccaagatattttgctgcttggagcaaccactgagattatgctccccccccccgcacccactTCAAAATTTATAAATCATAAGCAGACTAAACCTTACTCCAACAATGACTGTCTCTACCCAGAGTCCAGAAAAGTTATTTCTCAAGGGTCTTTTTTTCTAGTGCCAGTTAGTATTCTCTGAAAGTGAAAGGTAGGTGGGCATGGATTCCTCCTGGCACTCAAAGTTTGGA from the Pogona vitticeps strain Pit_001003342236 chromosome 3, PviZW2.1, whole genome shotgun sequence genome contains:
- the IL17D gene encoding interleukin-17D, yielding MQPAQVWMLACLLLCWLPFPGFEAVKVSKRPMRTRACADRPEELLEQLYGRLTAGMLSAFHHTLQLEPQERDHNISCPTGGRPTNDKKYRLPINLSSVSPWSYRISYDPTRYPKYIPEAYCLCKGCLTGAYGEESFHFRSTPVFMPTVILRRTTSCTGGRYVYTEDYVTVPVGCTCVPEHDKEAEGVNSSIGKQVGKLLANHHHDKPASE